The nucleotide window AACCTCGGCGCCAACGTAATGTTCTTTCAGCCACGGAATAATAACGGACGTATCCAACCCGCCGGAATATGCTAAAACGATCTTCTTGATCTCATTCATTCTCATTTCCTCCCTCATATGCAGAACTCGTGTGCCGAAGCACTTTTCTTATCTATGACTGACAGTATACTACCGTTTGAAACATTATGCAAGTATTTCGTATTAATATTTTTGTGTATTTTTTTTTGCAAATTGCTTCCCGGTCACATTACCGGCGTATTTCGCAGAAAATCGGATAAATCATATGAAGCGGCGTGCGTCAAGGAACGGCGAAGATAGAATTATTACACAAGAATATGATACAATAGATTCACGGAGGACTCCTTATGAAACTAAAATTCACTATACTTTTCGCCCTTGTCTTCGCCATGACCTTTGCGTGGATAACATTCACGGACAACCACCACACAACATCCGGAACGACCGTCAGCAAACAAACGGAAAAAAACGCCGGCGATTCGCTCTACGTCTATCTGCACTTTCGCGAAACGATGGAGGCGAAAATAAAGGCGGGAAAAACCAAGACATCGCTGCGAGAAATACCGAAATCTCTGCAGCAAGCCGTACTGGCTACGGAAGATCGCCGCTTCTACGAGCACGGCGCCGTCGATCCCATTGGGATCCTTCGCGCCCTGGCCACTAATCTTCAATCAGGAAAAACCGTCGAAGGCGGCAGTTCTATCAGTCAGCAAGTTGTCAAAAACATGCTTCTTTCCCAAGAACAGACGGTAACGCGAAAAGCCCAGGAACTGATACTCGCCATCTTGTTGGAACGAAATTATACGAAAGATCAGATTTTGGAAATGTATTTTAATACAGCTTACTTTGGAGCCAATGCCACCGGCATCGCCGAAGCCTGCCATACCTATTACGGCAAAGCCCCGTCAGATCTTTCTTTGGGGCAGGCATCCTTGCTGGCAGGCCTGTTGCAGGCCCCGACCTACTACAATCCGTTGGTAAATTACAACGCCGCCAAAGACCGGCAACGAATCGTTCTGGCCGGCATGACGGAAGAAGGATACATTACGAAAAAAGAAGCCGTCGCCGCTTACGCCGAAACGCTTCATCTGCAAAAAAACACAAAATAATCCATGCGGCTCAAAGGATTATCGTATTCCTGCATACTAATGACTCTACGGCGTGCAGATTCAATGCGTGTAGTTCCACCGAACCTTTGTTTCAAAATAAAACTCCCTGCACCATACCGGCGCAGGGAGTTGTCTCAAACAATATCATTCACGTGCTTTATTGGTCAAGTAATAAGAGATGCGGCTCAAACCGATGGACAGATCCTCGCGGAAGACGAAAATCCGATCAGGTACGCTCAACCGCAACGGCGCAAAAGAAAAAATACCGCGTATCCCTCCTTCGACCATCTGATCCGCCACTTGCTGGGCCACTGATGCCGGCGTCGTGATGATACCGATCTGGATGCCTTCACGACGAATGATTTCCGACATTTCACTGGTCGGCGTAACGACAATGCCGCCGACGTTCTGACCGATAATGCGGTGATCAACGTCAAACAACCCCGTCGTGCGGAACCCCAATCGGCCGAAGGTCTTATAGTTCGCCAAAGCCCAGCCCAAATGACCGATACCGGCAATGGCGATCTTCCAGTGTTGTTCCAAGCCGATGATCTCAACGATCTGCTGACTCAACTCACTGACATAATAACCGACGCCCTTTTTGCCGAAGGCACCGAAACAAGTCAGATCCTTGCGGATCTGCTCCGGCGTAATACCCAGACGTTCTCCCAATTTTTCCGACGATATGATATCGATTCCCGCATCCTGCAGCAATAAGAGATCCCTGTAGTACAGCGGCAATCGTTCGATGACGGCATCCGATATTGCCTTCTTCTGTCTCATGGACGGTACCTCCAACTAAAATACGACGTATTTTTCGCTATGGCCGTGTCTGAACGCAACCATAACCTATATATATAGACTTCTTTTTATATGTCCTTATTATATATTATTGTGAATTATTTCGCAAACTTTTTTTTATTTTTTTACGATGATCTACGTATATCCCCGAAAAAAGGCCGCTCAGAAGCCAAAAAGTAAGTGAAATTTGAGTACTAAAGAGATCATAATCGCTGATACTGCAGATCGCTAACGCCATAACGGCGGCAATAAAAGCCATGGCGAAGGCCCCTTCCGGCGAATGAAGCGCATGGCGGCGGAGAAACCGGAACGCATACCAACCATTGCCGAAAAAGAAGGACATAAAGGCACTGAAGCCGATGATGCCGGTTTCAGCCAGTATATTCAGGTACATATTATGGGCATGAAAAATCACAATACCCGCATCCTGGATCAATTCATTATAGACGGGATAAACATATTTGAAGCTGCCCCAGCCGATGCCGAAAAAAGGATGATCGGCAATCATCAAAACCGCGCTGCTCCACATGTCGAGACGCATAGCGACGGACGTATCGGCATCACGGTGACTGAAAACAGAAAGGAGACGTTCCGTAACACCGCCATGATAGAACAACAGCACGGCAGGCACGATCAAAAACAGCAGCCAAATACGCTTGTCCCAGAAAAGACCGAAGAAAAAAACCAATGCGCCGACGCTGATCCAGGCGCCGCGGGAATAAGTCAATATCAGGCAGAGAAAAAACACGGCAACCAAGCAGAAGCAGCCGAACTTTTGACGGCGATCTTGCCGTTCTAAAGCGAAAGCTCCGGCGAGACTGAGGACCATCAGCAGGAACGCCGAAAGCAAATTGGGATTGTACAGCGTCGAGTACATACGGCGCCGCAGCAACGGAAAAGTCGAATTATCGACCCATTCCGCCTCCCTGAGTGTCAGCATGTGAGCATACTGATACAAGCCGTAAACAGCGACACAAAGGCCGCTGGCCAGGAGACAACAGATAAACAGATGCCTCTCGCCGTCACGGACGAAGGCCGTCGTCAGTTGATAAAGCAAAATGTATTGCAGCACCGTGAAAGCGTAAAAAGCCAAAGCCAACAAGAAGTGCGGCGTCCCCGCCAGAGAAATGAACGACGTGACGGCGAAGGCGAGAACAGTACCCGCCAGCGGCATGCGGCGCCGAAAAACACCGCCATATTTCCATTGGTAATAAGCGCCGCACAATACAGCCGTCACAAAACAGATCTCCATGGCAATCAGATTCAACGGCAGAAAAAAAGCAGTCCCCAAAAGGGCATAGACGACGCGTTTTCTCGCCTTGTCCCGGGGACTGCTCTGGTTTAAAGTCATCAGATTCATAACGTGTCTCCTTTGACTTCAATTATACGAACTTCTTTGTCTGTTGTCCAGATACTTACACGGTAAATCCTTTCTGCCGCAGATAACGCCGCACTTCTCCCTGGATATAGAGAGACCCGACGACGGCCAGCACCTTTTCTGTCGTCGCCGCGGCAAAGGCCCTTGCCAACGCAGCCGTTAAAGTCGCGCAAGGCTCGGCGCGACAAGGAATGGCGGCAACGAGCTTTTCCGGATCTGCCGTTCGCGGTGACGGCGCCGGAGCGCAAAAGACAAGATCGTCCTGTCGAAACAGCCGTCCCATCATCTGACTGTAATCCTTATCGGCCAAAACGGCAAAGACGAAGACACGCCGCCGTTTGCCGAAGACGGTGTCATAGGTCTGACAAAAGGTGTCGATACCGGCCGGATTATGAGCGCCGTCAATTACTACGATCTGCCCGTTTTGTTCCACTATTTGAAAGCGTCCCGGCCAAGAAACGCCTGTCAGCGCCCGGCAGATCACGTCGTCAGTCAAAGCGCCGATACAGGGCCGCAAAAGACGCAGCGCCATAACCGCAAGGGCCGCATTCCTCCCTTGATGCGCACCGACCAACGCTGTCGTGACGGTCAGCCTGTCTCCTTCGTCGAAAATAACCGTACTATCCTGGACGTACGTATTTCTCACGCTGCGAACAGTACAACTGCCGAGGTGAAAATCCCTGTCGCAGCGATAAAGAGGGCATTTTCCGTTTCTTGCCTTTTCCGCAATAACAGCTAATGCCGGCTCTGTCGCCGCCGTCACGACAGGAACGGCAGGTTTGATGATACCGGCCTTATGGACGGCAATTTTCTCTACCGTATCGCCGCAGTACGCCATATGATCCAAGGCGACATTAGTTATGACCGAGAGATGCGGCATAATCACATTCGTCGAATCGAGAAGGCCGCCGAGTCCGACTTCGATAACGGCATAGTCTACGCGGCACCGAAAAAAATACAGAAACGCCATAGCCGTCAACATTTCAAATTCTGTCGGCCGCTCCCAACGGTCTGCGGCCATGGCCTCAACCGCAGCGGCAACGGCAGCGGTAACGGCGGCGAAGTCGTCCGGGGCTATATCCTCTCCGTCTATACGGATTCGTTCCGTATACGCCTCCAGATGGGGTGACGTGTACCGACCCGTCTTACAGCCTGCCGCCGTCAGACCTGCCGCAATCATTGCCGTAACGGAACCTTTGCCGTTCGTACCCGTCACATGAATCGTCCGGTATTTATCCTGGGGATTATCCAGCCGCCGCAGCAGTTCCCGAATGCGCTGCAGCCCCGGCTTAATGCCGAAGGCCGCAGCATGTTCCAAATAATATACAGCTTCTTCGTACGTCATCATACGCCTTCCTACAATTTCTCCAAAGTTTCCATACGTTG belongs to Megasphaera vaginalis (ex Bordigoni et al. 2020) and includes:
- a CDS encoding transglycosylase domain-containing protein encodes the protein MKLKFTILFALVFAMTFAWITFTDNHHTTSGTTVSKQTEKNAGDSLYVYLHFRETMEAKIKAGKTKTSLREIPKSLQQAVLATEDRRFYEHGAVDPIGILRALATNLQSGKTVEGGSSISQQVVKNMLLSQEQTVTRKAQELILAILLERNYTKDQILEMYFNTAYFGANATGIAEACHTYYGKAPSDLSLGQASLLAGLLQAPTYYNPLVNYNAAKDRQRIVLAGMTEEGYITKKEAVAAYAETLHLQKNTK
- a CDS encoding redox-sensing transcriptional repressor Rex, which codes for MRQKKAISDAVIERLPLYYRDLLLLQDAGIDIISSEKLGERLGITPEQIRKDLTCFGAFGKKGVGYYVSELSQQIVEIIGLEQHWKIAIAGIGHLGWALANYKTFGRLGFRTTGLFDVDHRIIGQNVGGIVVTPTSEMSEIIRREGIQIGIITTPASVAQQVADQMVEGGIRGIFSFAPLRLSVPDRIFVFREDLSIGLSRISYYLTNKARE
- a CDS encoding O-antigen ligase family protein encodes the protein MNLMTLNQSSPRDKARKRVVYALLGTAFFLPLNLIAMEICFVTAVLCGAYYQWKYGGVFRRRMPLAGTVLAFAVTSFISLAGTPHFLLALAFYAFTVLQYILLYQLTTAFVRDGERHLFICCLLASGLCVAVYGLYQYAHMLTLREAEWVDNSTFPLLRRRMYSTLYNPNLLSAFLLMVLSLAGAFALERQDRRQKFGCFCLVAVFFLCLILTYSRGAWISVGALVFFFGLFWDKRIWLLFLIVPAVLLFYHGGVTERLLSVFSHRDADTSVAMRLDMWSSAVLMIADHPFFGIGWGSFKYVYPVYNELIQDAGIVIFHAHNMYLNILAETGIIGFSAFMSFFFGNGWYAFRFLRRHALHSPEGAFAMAFIAAVMALAICSISDYDLFSTQISLTFWLLSGLFSGIYVDHRKKIKKSLRNNSQ
- a CDS encoding bifunctional folylpolyglutamate synthase/dihydrofolate synthase gives rise to the protein MMTYEEAVYYLEHAAAFGIKPGLQRIRELLRRLDNPQDKYRTIHVTGTNGKGSVTAMIAAGLTAAGCKTGRYTSPHLEAYTERIRIDGEDIAPDDFAAVTAAVAAAVEAMAADRWERPTEFEMLTAMAFLYFFRCRVDYAVIEVGLGGLLDSTNVIMPHLSVITNVALDHMAYCGDTVEKIAVHKAGIIKPAVPVVTAATEPALAVIAEKARNGKCPLYRCDRDFHLGSCTVRSVRNTYVQDSTVIFDEGDRLTVTTALVGAHQGRNAALAVMALRLLRPCIGALTDDVICRALTGVSWPGRFQIVEQNGQIVVIDGAHNPAGIDTFCQTYDTVFGKRRRVFVFAVLADKDYSQMMGRLFRQDDLVFCAPAPSPRTADPEKLVAAIPCRAEPCATLTAALARAFAAATTEKVLAVVGSLYIQGEVRRYLRQKGFTV